A window from Neobacillus sp. PS3-40 encodes these proteins:
- a CDS encoding ATP-binding protein → MIKKIRKLPKTIPWQTKLVLSGSTAIFLTFFLFSFLEYHSVSKWMLKREEFAVKRTLTDITTYYKERPDNSIENEIKNSNEFLRKMNDKDQLIRVYDHDGKILVSDKNGIFPVLEPSPVNVKRIEKISAEENDAIIARYPLKINHFQGTIEIVRELNSYKKMMEHLFMVMTLFGIAAIILSAISGIILAQQLLKPIRDLAGTMKKIKESGFQGRMNGYKQEDELTELSNLFNEMMDEIEKSFLQQKQFIEDASHELRTPASILEGHLSLLNRWGKKDPAILDESLEASLQEVLKLKSLIINLLELTRAENSRISHSQEFVNVPDFLYQLVKNFEMIHPEFQFKIRINNLYKPLVLPEQHLHQILIILLDNAIKYSGENKQILIIGEQNEHSTILAVEDFGIGIPPEHVSKVFNRFYRVDKARNRDNGGTGLGLSIAKRLIANNKGTISIESKVGAGTRVSINFPFVRVK, encoded by the coding sequence ATGATAAAAAAAATTCGGAAACTTCCTAAAACAATACCATGGCAGACTAAATTAGTGTTAAGTGGATCAACAGCCATTTTTTTGACCTTTTTTCTATTTAGTTTTTTGGAATATCATTCAGTTTCAAAATGGATGCTGAAACGTGAGGAATTTGCTGTTAAACGAACATTAACAGATATTACAACTTATTATAAGGAACGACCAGATAATTCAATTGAAAATGAAATAAAGAACAGCAATGAATTTTTAAGAAAAATGAATGATAAAGATCAGTTAATCCGTGTGTATGATCATGATGGCAAGATTCTTGTTTCCGATAAAAATGGGATTTTTCCAGTGTTAGAGCCTTCTCCTGTCAATGTAAAAAGGATTGAAAAAATATCTGCAGAAGAAAATGATGCAATTATTGCGAGGTATCCTTTGAAAATCAATCATTTTCAAGGAACAATTGAAATTGTAAGAGAATTGAATTCATACAAAAAAATGATGGAACATCTTTTTATGGTTATGACACTTTTCGGGATCGCAGCTATTATTTTAAGCGCAATTAGTGGAATTATCCTTGCTCAGCAACTTCTTAAACCAATTAGAGACTTAGCAGGTACAATGAAGAAAATTAAAGAAAGTGGCTTTCAGGGGCGAATGAATGGTTATAAACAAGAAGATGAACTTACGGAACTTTCAAATTTATTTAACGAAATGATGGATGAAATTGAAAAGTCATTTTTACAGCAAAAACAGTTTATAGAGGATGCATCACATGAATTAAGAACACCTGCTTCAATTCTTGAAGGTCATCTTTCCTTATTGAATCGGTGGGGAAAGAAAGATCCGGCTATATTAGATGAATCTCTAGAGGCTTCTTTGCAGGAAGTTTTAAAATTGAAATCGCTGATAATAAATTTACTAGAATTAACGAGGGCCGAGAATTCGAGAATTTCTCATTCTCAAGAATTTGTGAATGTTCCCGATTTCTTATATCAGTTAGTAAAAAATTTTGAAATGATTCATCCAGAATTTCAGTTTAAAATCCGAATCAATAATCTCTATAAACCATTAGTGTTACCCGAACAGCATTTACATCAAATACTGATTATTCTATTGGATAATGCAATTAAATATTCAGGTGAAAATAAACAGATCTTGATTATAGGCGAACAAAATGAACACTCCACTATTTTGGCCGTTGAGGATTTTGGAATTGGTATTCCTCCTGAACATGTTTCAAAAGTCTTTAACCGTTTTTATCGTGTCGATAAAGCTCGTAACAGGGATAATGGTGGAACTGGTTTAGGCTTATCGATTGCCAAAAGGCTAATTGCAAATAATAAAGGAACTATTTCAATTGAGAGCAAAGTTGGAGCGGGGACAAGAGTAAGTATTAATTTTCCATTTGTAAGGGTAAAATAA
- the trpC gene encoding indole-3-glycerol phosphate synthase TrpC — MENILDRIINMKKVEIARMKDTQEIIQGGSPFSKKSLIKSLSSETKMAIIAEFKRASPSKGVINTAITPVEQAKQYEKYGASAISVLTDHSFFQGSFVDLRNVKEAIQLPVLCKDFIIDPLQIDWAVASGADLILLIVAAMEESKLNELYQYAKKYNLEVLIEVHNLEELEKALKTGAKLIGLNNRNLKTFETSLDVTEQLGPIVKKSGVFLISESGIHVKEDVERVKQAGANGILVGEALMKSKNIKQHLTDYRLQLERVNQI, encoded by the coding sequence TTGGAAAACATTTTAGATCGAATAATTAATATGAAAAAAGTAGAGATAGCAAGAATGAAAGATACTCAAGAAATTATCCAAGGAGGTAGCCCGTTCTCTAAAAAATCATTGATCAAAAGCCTATCTTCTGAAACAAAAATGGCCATTATCGCAGAATTCAAACGGGCTTCCCCATCAAAAGGGGTGATTAATACAGCAATTACTCCAGTTGAACAAGCCAAACAATATGAAAAATATGGTGCATCAGCTATTTCTGTTTTAACAGATCACTCATTTTTTCAGGGGTCGTTTGTGGACTTGCGAAATGTTAAGGAAGCTATTCAATTACCAGTTCTTTGTAAAGATTTTATTATTGATCCACTTCAAATAGATTGGGCAGTAGCCAGCGGTGCTGACCTAATTTTATTAATTGTTGCTGCAATGGAGGAATCAAAGTTAAACGAACTATATCAATATGCAAAAAAATATAACTTGGAAGTTTTAATAGAGGTCCATAATCTTGAAGAATTAGAAAAGGCATTAAAGACAGGTGCCAAATTGATAGGTTTAAATAACCGAAATTTGAAAACTTTTGAGACCTCGCTCGATGTTACTGAGCAATTAGGACCAATAGTAAAAAAATCAGGAGTCTTTTTAATTAGTGAAAGTGGTATTCATGTGAAAGAAGATGTGGAACGAGTAAAGCAGGCGGGAGCAAATGGTATTTTAGTGGGAGAGGCACTTATGAAGAGTAAAAACATTAAACAGCATCTTACAGATTACAGACTACAACTTGAAAGAGTGAATCAAATATGA
- a CDS encoding response regulator transcription factor codes for MKRILIIEDEKNLSRFIELELNYEGYETEVCSDGRNGLKHALSGEWDAILLDLMLPELNGLEVCRRIRQTNKIVPIIMITARDTVLDRVSGLDSGADDYIIKPFAIEELLARLRSLLRRVEVLTTNDLTVLNFNDLSIELESCVVRKGGEVISLTKREYDLLVIFISNINIVLTREVLLNKVWGYHTGVETNVVDVYVRYLRNKIDEKNDGSYIQTVRGTGYVMR; via the coding sequence ATGAAAAGAATCCTAATAATCGAAGATGAAAAAAATTTATCGAGATTTATTGAACTTGAGTTGAATTATGAAGGGTATGAAACAGAGGTTTGTTCAGATGGCCGAAATGGCTTAAAACATGCACTTTCTGGGGAATGGGATGCTATTCTGCTTGATTTGATGCTGCCTGAATTAAACGGGTTAGAAGTGTGCAGAAGGATTAGGCAGACGAATAAGATTGTTCCAATCATCATGATTACGGCAAGAGATACTGTCTTGGATAGAGTCTCAGGTCTTGATAGTGGTGCGGACGATTATATTATAAAACCATTTGCTATTGAAGAACTACTTGCGAGACTAAGATCATTGCTTCGAAGGGTAGAAGTTTTAACAACTAATGATTTAACCGTATTAAACTTTAATGATTTATCGATTGAATTAGAGTCATGTGTAGTAAGAAAAGGCGGAGAGGTCATTTCTCTTACAAAACGTGAATATGACTTACTTGTTATTTTTATAAGTAATATTAATATTGTTCTAACCAGAGAAGTCCTTCTAAATAAAGTTTGGGGTTACCATACGGGTGTCGAAACAAATGTCGTTGATGTATATGTACGATATTTAAGGAACAAAATTGATGAGAAAAATGATGGTAGTTATATTCAAACTGTTCGTGGTACTGGATACGTAATGAGATGA
- the trpA gene encoding tryptophan synthase subunit alpha codes for MNRIQHTFNELKRKGGKAIIPYIMAGDGGMDCLIDRLLILEEMGATAIEVGIPFSDPVADGPTIQKAGIRALENGTSLRTTISELARVREAISVPIVLMTYLNPIYSYGIEKFVQEIVKAGVDACIIPDLPIEEEEIICPLLSEVNIELIRLVTMTTPLDRIKMIAHKGRGFLYTVTVKGITGTRNDLDHEVGQFLKIVKEISPIPVLAGFGISNERQIEELASYCDGVIVGSKIVELFNKNDLESLKRLMSVFNLYKNVQ; via the coding sequence ATGAATCGAATTCAACATACTTTTAATGAATTGAAACGAAAAGGTGGAAAAGCGATTATTCCATATATAATGGCTGGTGATGGGGGAATGGATTGTCTAATTGATAGATTGTTGATACTAGAAGAAATGGGAGCGACAGCTATCGAGGTAGGAATTCCTTTTTCAGATCCAGTTGCTGATGGTCCGACGATACAAAAGGCAGGAATTAGAGCCCTTGAAAATGGAACAAGTTTGAGAACAACAATCAGCGAGCTGGCGAGAGTAAGAGAGGCCATTTCCGTTCCTATTGTACTGATGACCTATTTAAATCCAATTTATTCTTACGGAATTGAGAAATTTGTTCAAGAGATTGTTAAAGCGGGGGTGGATGCGTGCATTATTCCAGATTTACCTATTGAAGAAGAAGAAATCATTTGTCCACTTCTTAGTGAAGTGAACATTGAATTAATAAGACTTGTAACCATGACTACTCCACTAGATCGAATAAAAATGATTGCACACAAAGGTAGGGGATTTCTATATACTGTTACGGTTAAAGGGATTACAGGTACCCGAAATGATTTGGATCATGAGGTAGGCCAATTTTTAAAAATAGTAAAAGAGATAAGCCCCATTCCTGTTTTAGCGGGATTTGGAATTTCAAACGAACGGCAAATAGAAGAATTAGCTTCCTATTGTGACGGAGTAATAGTTGGCAGTAAAATTGTTGAACTATTTAATAAAAATGACTTGGAATCTCTGAAAAGATTAATGTCAGTTTTTAATCTTTATAAAAATGTGCAATAA
- the trpB gene encoding tryptophan synthase subunit beta: MNSYTLPNEKGHFGIFGGRFIPETLMKAVLELEEAYNVAKNDPNFKKDIVRLLKEYVGRQTPLYLAENLTSHAGGAKIYLKREDLNHTGAHKINNAIGQALLAVRMGKKKIVAETGAGQHGVATATVCALFNLDCIIFMGEEDIKRQALNVFRMELLGAKVVSVTTGSSTLKDAVNEALRYWVANVDDTHYLLGSVMGPHPFPMMVRDFQSVIGKETRKQILEREGKLPEALVACIGGGSNAMGMFYPFVEDEEVKLYGVEAAGQGIDSDFHAASLTKGKPGVLHGSLMYLLQNEDGQVQEAHSISAGLDYPGVGPEHSYFKEIGRAKYCSITDKEALDSFQLVTKLEGIIPALESAHAVAFAVKLAEKMAKHESIVVCLSGRGDKDVDTVRLMMEGERGQ; the protein is encoded by the coding sequence ATGAATTCATATACATTACCAAACGAAAAGGGCCATTTTGGAATATTTGGAGGAAGATTTATACCGGAAACACTTATGAAAGCAGTGTTGGAACTAGAAGAAGCCTATAATGTGGCCAAGAACGATCCAAATTTTAAAAAAGATATTGTGAGATTGTTAAAGGAATATGTTGGTAGACAAACCCCGCTATATTTAGCGGAAAATTTAACAAGTCATGCTGGTGGAGCAAAGATCTATCTAAAAAGAGAAGATTTAAACCATACTGGTGCCCATAAGATTAATAATGCAATTGGTCAAGCACTACTTGCCGTGAGAATGGGAAAGAAGAAAATTGTCGCAGAAACAGGGGCGGGGCAGCATGGCGTTGCCACTGCAACAGTATGTGCTTTATTTAATCTTGATTGTATTATTTTTATGGGGGAAGAAGATATCAAAAGGCAAGCATTAAACGTTTTTCGAATGGAGCTACTCGGTGCAAAAGTAGTAAGTGTAACAACTGGGAGTTCAACATTAAAAGATGCAGTAAACGAAGCGCTCCGATATTGGGTTGCAAACGTTGATGATACTCACTATTTGTTAGGATCTGTTATGGGGCCGCATCCATTCCCGATGATGGTTCGTGATTTTCAAAGTGTAATTGGGAAAGAAACAAGGAAACAAATCTTAGAGAGAGAAGGAAAACTACCAGAAGCGCTTGTTGCCTGTATTGGTGGTGGAAGCAATGCGATGGGTATGTTTTACCCATTCGTTGAAGATGAAGAGGTAAAGCTTTACGGTGTAGAGGCAGCAGGCCAAGGAATTGATTCGGATTTTCATGCAGCATCTTTAACAAAGGGTAAACCAGGGGTCTTGCATGGTTCTTTAATGTACTTATTGCAAAATGAGGATGGTCAAGTCCAAGAAGCACATTCAATCTCAGCGGGTCTCGATTATCCAGGGGTGGGCCCAGAACATAGCTATTTTAAAGAAATTGGCAGGGCAAAATATTGCTCAATTACAGATAAGGAAGCATTAGATTCCTTCCAACTAGTAACAAAGCTTGAGGGAATTATTCCAGCCCTTGAAAGTGCCCACGCGGTTGCTTTTGCGGTGAAATTGGCCGAGAAAATGGCTAAACATGAAAGTATTGTAGTCTGCCTCTCAGGAAGAGGAGATAAGGATGTCGATACGGTAAGATTAATGATGGAGGGGGAAAGAGGGCAATGA
- a CDS encoding phosphoribosylanthranilate isomerase, whose protein sequence is MKIKICGIKDVSTALAIVEYGADAIGLVFADSKRKIDMESAIEIVKELPDFVMKVGVFVNETKEEMERIASCIGLTHLQLHGDETPEFCQTFAMPIIKALSIKHKNDLEKIKQYPCESILLDGPKGRYRGGNGEAFDWNLLQSEDLQSKQFILAGGLHEENVQEAIQRINPYMVDVSSGVETEGKKDLNKIKSFIEKVKITALEEK, encoded by the coding sequence ATGAAAATAAAAATATGTGGAATTAAAGATGTGTCCACGGCACTTGCTATTGTCGAATATGGCGCGGATGCAATTGGATTGGTTTTTGCAGATAGTAAAAGGAAAATTGACATGGAGTCGGCTATAGAAATTGTTAAAGAATTACCGGATTTTGTGATGAAAGTTGGTGTTTTTGTAAATGAAACGAAAGAAGAAATGGAAAGAATCGCATCATGTATCGGACTAACGCATCTTCAACTACATGGTGACGAAACACCAGAGTTTTGCCAAACTTTTGCAATGCCGATTATTAAAGCTTTAAGCATTAAACATAAAAACGATTTAGAGAAAATAAAGCAGTATCCCTGTGAATCTATCCTCTTGGATGGACCAAAAGGTCGGTACCGTGGCGGAAATGGGGAAGCCTTCGATTGGAATCTGTTACAATCTGAAGATTTACAGAGTAAACAGTTTATCCTTGCTGGAGGGCTACATGAAGAAAATGTTCAAGAAGCAATCCAGCGAATCAACCCGTATATGGTAGATGTTAGCAGTGGGGTAGAGACTGAGGGAAAAAAAGATTTAAATAAAATAAAATCGTTTATTGAAAAGGTGAAAATTACCGCTTTGGAGGAGAAATAG
- the trpD gene encoding anthranilate phosphoribosyltransferase → MKNFLLQLADQKSFTEDQMKEAVQELLHGDISESEIAAFLMGLKSKGETVEEIAGIVRALMENTIPFKNKYPNVLDNCGTGGDGSSSFNISTTSAFVIAGAGIPVAKHGNRSISSKTGSADVLEFLGIALNLPTEKTEEILLEIGVAFLFAPHVHPKLKKVMTVRKQLKIPTIFNYIGPFINPIDLDYQLLGVYRRDMLMPFAEVLRTLGRKRATVINGAGYMDEASLQGENHLAFLDKGQITIRTLFPEEIGLPQYENNSIKGGDAKENAEILVQVLKGEKGAYRDTVLLNAGIGIYTANKAESIEDGVKVARESIDSGIAYEKLRKLIEKSRLVKREAI, encoded by the coding sequence ATGAAGAATTTTTTACTCCAGTTAGCTGATCAAAAATCGTTTACGGAAGATCAAATGAAAGAGGCTGTTCAAGAATTATTACACGGGGATATTTCTGAAAGTGAAATTGCAGCCTTTTTAATGGGTTTAAAATCTAAAGGGGAAACAGTCGAGGAAATTGCTGGCATTGTCAGGGCCCTTATGGAAAATACGATCCCGTTTAAGAATAAGTATCCGAATGTTTTGGATAACTGTGGTACAGGAGGTGATGGATCATCAAGTTTTAACATTAGCACTACCTCTGCATTCGTGATTGCAGGTGCAGGTATTCCTGTAGCTAAACATGGCAATAGGAGTATTTCAAGTAAAACAGGAAGTGCGGATGTTTTGGAGTTTTTAGGAATTGCTTTAAATTTACCTACTGAAAAAACAGAAGAAATCTTGCTGGAAATTGGTGTTGCCTTCCTATTTGCACCACATGTCCATCCAAAATTAAAAAAGGTAATGACTGTTCGCAAACAATTAAAAATACCTACGATTTTTAATTATATTGGTCCGTTTATAAACCCAATTGATCTTGATTATCAATTATTAGGAGTTTATCGCAGAGATATGTTAATGCCTTTTGCAGAAGTATTACGAACACTTGGCAGAAAGCGTGCAACTGTCATAAATGGTGCAGGTTATATGGACGAAGCCTCACTTCAAGGGGAAAATCATCTTGCGTTTCTAGATAAAGGACAAATTACTATTAGGACCTTATTTCCAGAAGAAATTGGGCTTCCTCAATATGAAAACAACTCCATTAAAGGTGGGGATGCAAAAGAAAATGCTGAAATTTTGGTGCAAGTTTTAAAAGGCGAAAAAGGAGCTTACCGTGATACTGTCTTACTTAATGCAGGAATAGGAATATACACAGCAAATAAGGCTGAATCGATCGAAGATGGTGTAAAAGTGGCTCGAGAATCAATTGACTCTGGCATTGCCTATGAAAAATTAAGAAAGTTAATCGAAAAAAGCAGATTGGTTAAAAGGGAGGCAATTTAA
- the mnmH gene encoding tRNA 2-selenouridine(34) synthase MnmH gives MKEITVEELFSINNPVIIDIRSPIEFKESSIPGAINIPLFTDDERKEIGTIYKNEGQDQAKWRAMELVSHKIPDLLQSIKEASGKSIQPIIHCWRGGTRSKAVATFLDFAGVRAKRLIGGYKAYREYILKEIPTMFPEKAVVLHGLTGVGKTEILKILSKEGYPVLDLEAMAGHRGSIFGTIGLNEGHNQKTFDSLLFKQLQELQEAPYFLMEAESKRIGKASQPDELMIKKIHGIHIQLHIPIEQRVTHLVNEYVTPFENLPWYFGEIQESLERVFRREKDPNFKKDLAELLEKCQYAQMIKILLESYYDPKYDHKRQEYVGDFFDIFATSHQEATEKIKTQLDKLSLKPQFV, from the coding sequence TTGAAAGAAATTACCGTAGAAGAACTTTTTAGTATCAATAATCCCGTGATTATTGATATTAGGTCACCTATTGAGTTTAAGGAAAGCTCGATTCCTGGTGCCATAAATATTCCTTTATTCACTGATGACGAAAGGAAAGAGATAGGAACCATCTATAAGAATGAGGGACAAGACCAAGCAAAATGGAGAGCAATGGAACTTGTTTCTCATAAAATACCTGATCTTCTTCAATCAATTAAAGAGGCTTCAGGAAAGAGCATACAGCCGATTATCCATTGTTGGCGTGGCGGAACGCGGAGTAAGGCAGTAGCGACTTTTTTAGACTTTGCCGGTGTTCGTGCTAAACGCTTGATCGGCGGGTATAAGGCATACCGTGAGTATATCCTTAAGGAAATTCCAACCATGTTCCCTGAAAAGGCCGTTGTATTACACGGATTAACTGGTGTTGGTAAAACAGAAATACTAAAAATTTTATCAAAAGAGGGTTATCCCGTCTTAGACTTGGAAGCTATGGCCGGACATCGTGGATCTATTTTTGGAACAATTGGATTAAATGAGGGCCATAACCAAAAGACGTTTGACTCCCTTTTATTTAAGCAGCTTCAAGAACTGCAAGAAGCGCCCTATTTCCTTATGGAAGCAGAAAGTAAAAGAATCGGTAAAGCGTCACAACCTGATGAATTAATGATAAAAAAAATCCATGGAATTCATATCCAACTTCACATACCAATCGAACAAAGGGTTACACATCTTGTAAATGAATATGTCACCCCTTTCGAAAATTTACCATGGTATTTTGGGGAAATTCAAGAAAGTCTTGAAAGAGTATTTAGGCGAGAAAAAGATCCTAACTTCAAAAAGGACTTGGCAGAGCTTTTAGAAAAATGTCAATATGCCCAAATGATAAAGATCTTGCTTGAAAGTTATTATGATCCGAAATACGATCATAAGCGCCAAGAATACGTAGGAGATTTTTTTGATATTTTTGCCACTAGTCACCAGGAAGCAACAGAAAAAATAAAAACTCAACTAGATAAATTATCCTTGAAACCCCAATTTGTTTAG
- a CDS encoding IS1182 family transposase (programmed frameshift): protein MFKPKEYSQNEYEFVSIDELVPDDHLLCLIDKYIDFSFLLEKIRQYYSDDNGRPTDPLILFIMMFIGYIYGIRSERQLEREIRTNVAYRWFLGLKFKDSVPHHSTISWNRQYRFKDTTILQEIFDEIVLLAINHKMVGGRVLFTDSTHLKANANKNKFTRQEVEVDTREYFDDLNKAIEEDRLKHGKKPLKEKDEVKETKEIRVSTTDPECGFMSRENKQEMFCYLDHRTTDIKLNIITDVYVTPGNVHDSVPYLSRLDRQFQRFGFMVEAVALDSGYLTNPICKGLSDRKIFGVIAHRRYHPTTGLFPKWKFTYDKDRDLYICPNNKELTYKTTTREGYREYKSDSKKCTNCPFLSQCTRSKNKVKVVTRHVWEEHKEKVRLNRLSKSGKILYKFRKEKIERSFADSEELHGLRYCRLWGLKNASEQALLTAACQNIKRLQHI from the exons ATGTTTAAGCCAAAAGAGTATAGTCAAAATGAATATGAATTTGTATCTATTGATGAATTAGTACCTGATGACCATCTACTTTGTTTGATTGATAAATATATTGATTTTTCGTTTCTTCTAGAAAAAATCCGCCAATATTATAGCGATGATAATGGACGCCCAACTGATCCCCTTATTCTTTTTATAATGATGTTTATTGGTTATATTTATGGCATTCGTTCTGAACGCCAACTAGAAAGAGAAATTAGAACGAACGTTGCCTATCGCTGGTTTTTAGGTCTAAAATTCAAGGACTCTGTACCTCATCACTCAACGATTAGTTGGAATCGTCAATACCGTTTTAAGGATACTACTATTCTTCAGGAGATTTTTGATGAGATTGTACTTCTAGCAATAAATCATAAGATGGTTGGCGGACGTGTTTTATTTACGGATTCTACACATTTAAAGGCAAATGCAAATAAAAACAAGTTTACGAGACAAGAAGTGGAAGTAGATACTCGAGAATATTTTGATGACTTAAACAAGGCGATTGAAGAAGATAGACTTAAACACGGAAAAAAGCCATTAAAAGAAAAGGACGAAGTAAAAGAAACTAAGGAAATTCGTGTAAGTACTACTGACCCAGAATGTGGTTTTATGTCCCGTGAAAATAAACAAGAAATGTTCTGTTATCTTGACCACCGAACTACGGATATAAAGTTAAATATAATTACTGACGTTTATGTTACACCTGGCAATGTTCATGATTCTGTTCCTTATCTTAGTAGGTTGGACCGTCAGTTCCAACGATTTGGATTTATGGTGGAAGCTGTAGCATTAGATTCAGGGTATCTTACAAATCCCATTTGCAAAGGACTTTCTGATCGGAAAATTTTTGGAGTCATTGCCCATAGAAGATACCATCCTACTACTGGTTTATTTCCCAAATGGAAATTTACATACGATAAAGATCGTGACCTGTACATATGCCCCAACAACAAAGAATTAACCTACAAAACTACAACCCGTGAGGGATATAGGGAATACAAATCTGATTCGAAGAAGTGTACGAACTGCCCATTTTTATCCCAATGTACACGCTCAAAAAATAAAGTGAAAGTTGTAACACGACATGTTTGGGAGGAGCACAAAGAAAAGGTAAGGTTAAATCGCTTATCTAAATCTGGAAAAATACTTTATAAATTTAGAAAGGAAAAAATTGAGCGAAGCTTCGCAGACTCA GAAGAGCTGCATGGGCTTCGCTATTGCCGGTTATGGGGATTGAAGAATGCATCCGAGCAGGCTCTCCTTACTGCCGCATGCCAAAATATAAAAAGATTGCAACACATTTAG